The proteins below are encoded in one region of Sporosarcina sp. FSL K6-1508:
- a CDS encoding isochorismate synthase: MNRKLTATPESQLNISQNELRFFTETVDAGRISPLAFFEAGDSCYKDERFYWQNADKTLTLVGIGHATVLESEGADERFSQISASWKKLCAALIKEENDKEPVLFGGFSFDPKSVKNSVWSSFPTAYFVVPSFQLSITNGKTAISINLVTESNDAAEQFEGLRIERDRLIHIAQVEESALLLKPEVVSIEELSKENYMKSVEGVTKKINNGEAEKVVIARSVKLNFADEVSAVTALHHISNEQQESYHFGLQKEGQLFFGATPERLIEISNGRAYSACVAGSIKRGKSAAEDRELGDELIDDSKNREEHQYVVNMISQVFQTFCTDVMISKFPRLMKVRDIQHLFTPVEGKVEQGTDIFSLVQALHPTPALGGVPREIAMEMIRSEEDMDRGYYAGPVGWTDTAGNGEFAVAIRSALLDRDSAYLYAGGGIVADSESEKEYDETWVKFRPVMRALGGKLNG; the protein is encoded by the coding sequence ATGAACCGGAAGTTGACCGCAACCCCTGAATCTCAATTGAATATAAGTCAGAACGAGTTACGATTTTTCACTGAAACTGTCGATGCGGGACGGATTTCACCACTTGCATTTTTTGAAGCAGGGGATTCGTGTTATAAAGATGAACGTTTTTATTGGCAAAATGCAGATAAAACATTAACACTTGTTGGAATTGGACATGCTACTGTATTGGAAAGTGAGGGAGCAGATGAACGTTTTTCACAAATTTCCGCCAGTTGGAAAAAATTGTGTGCTGCTCTTATTAAAGAAGAAAATGATAAAGAACCTGTTCTATTCGGAGGCTTCTCATTTGATCCGAAAAGTGTCAAGAACTCAGTGTGGAGCTCATTCCCAACCGCTTACTTCGTAGTCCCATCTTTCCAACTATCGATTACGAATGGCAAGACAGCAATCTCCATTAACCTTGTGACAGAAAGTAATGATGCAGCAGAACAGTTTGAAGGGTTACGGATCGAAAGGGATCGGCTAATTCATATTGCACAAGTGGAGGAATCCGCACTTCTTTTAAAACCGGAAGTCGTATCCATAGAGGAACTATCGAAAGAAAATTATATGAAGTCTGTTGAAGGTGTCACAAAGAAAATTAATAATGGAGAAGCTGAAAAAGTAGTTATTGCACGTTCGGTGAAACTTAATTTTGCAGATGAAGTGTCGGCTGTGACTGCACTCCATCATATTTCAAATGAACAGCAAGAAAGCTATCACTTTGGTTTGCAAAAAGAGGGCCAGCTATTTTTCGGTGCTACGCCGGAACGTCTGATTGAAATTTCTAACGGGCGTGCGTACTCGGCATGTGTCGCAGGGTCTATTAAACGTGGCAAATCGGCAGCTGAAGATCGCGAACTCGGTGATGAGCTTATCGATGACAGCAAAAATCGGGAAGAGCATCAATACGTTGTTAATATGATTTCACAAGTATTTCAAACGTTCTGTACGGATGTTATGATTTCAAAATTTCCAAGATTAATGAAAGTACGGGATATTCAGCATTTATTCACACCAGTTGAGGGCAAAGTTGAACAAGGAACTGATATATTTAGTTTAGTTCAGGCACTTCATCCCACCCCGGCGCTCGGTGGAGTCCCGAGAGAGATAGCAATGGAAATGATTCGTTCCGAGGAAGATATGGATCGGGGTTATTATGCTGGGCCAGTTGGCTGGACAGACACGGCCGGAAACGGTGAATTCGCTGTGGCCATCCGCTCTGCACTTCTTGACAGGGACAGCGCTTATTTATACGCAGGTGGAGGAATCGTGGCGGATTCTGAATCAGAAAAGGAATACGATGAAACATGGGTGAAATTCAGACCTGTCATGCGGGCGCTTGGAGGAAAACTGAATGGATAA
- the menD gene encoding 2-succinyl-5-enolpyruvyl-6-hydroxy-3-cyclohexene-1-carboxylic-acid synthase, with amino-acid sequence MDNRTALTDYVRRITDGLMKADVKAAVISPGSRSTPLAYAFASTKELDVYMQVDERSAAYFALGLAKASGAPVVLLCTSGTAASNYHPAITEAYYARIPLIVITADRPPELREVGAPQAIDQIRMYGKHVKYSVDFPLAENNTDIDDFIDRHVSRALSVATSVPRGPVHLNVPFREPLLIDFDREVPKSTFQKQIKGADSLDASAVQQIMQLLTDSEKGFIIAGDMPVGFDKAAFWKFANALEWPVLCDPLSNLRAELPEECVSLCIDHYDAILKSKVFKEKAIPDTVIRFGAQPVAKPLSLYLKKVRPATVIAVDESPEFRDSLGVVTHHIQTSPANIMRIIVDKPKTSYAELWAGANDIASAITDSYKGTEGDEGIFAKMLFEHLPSGSDLVSGSSMPIRDVDTFFRKTEKDVTIFANRGTNGIDGVVSTALGIQAARQRPAWLLIGDLSFLHDVNGLIATRFHESDLTIVIINNDGGGIFSYLPQAETDDHFEELFGTPTGLTFDHIAAMYNAQYAVIRTPEEFSIELAKAKDKPVRIIEVFTNRQANVKAHRELWAQITNRLDQDE; translated from the coding sequence ATGGATAACCGTACAGCTTTAACGGATTATGTTCGGAGAATAACGGATGGACTGATGAAGGCAGATGTAAAGGCAGCAGTTATCAGCCCAGGCTCACGTTCGACACCACTTGCCTATGCTTTTGCATCAACAAAAGAACTTGATGTTTATATGCAAGTCGATGAAAGATCGGCTGCCTATTTCGCGTTGGGATTGGCGAAGGCGTCAGGTGCTCCTGTCGTCCTTCTCTGCACGTCTGGGACAGCAGCATCGAACTATCATCCTGCAATTACAGAAGCGTACTATGCGCGCATCCCGCTAATTGTCATCACTGCAGATCGGCCTCCTGAGTTAAGAGAAGTAGGTGCACCGCAGGCAATCGATCAAATTCGAATGTATGGTAAGCATGTGAAATATAGCGTTGATTTCCCGCTTGCGGAAAATAATACGGATATTGATGACTTTATCGATCGGCATGTAAGCCGGGCTTTGTCGGTGGCAACTTCGGTTCCCCGCGGTCCAGTTCATTTGAATGTGCCTTTCCGGGAACCCCTTCTAATTGATTTTGATCGGGAAGTGCCGAAATCGACTTTCCAAAAACAGATTAAAGGTGCAGATAGCTTGGATGCATCTGCAGTACAACAAATAATGCAGTTACTTACCGATTCAGAGAAGGGATTCATTATTGCTGGTGACATGCCGGTTGGATTTGATAAAGCTGCATTTTGGAAGTTTGCAAATGCGCTGGAATGGCCTGTATTATGTGACCCACTATCAAATCTTCGTGCGGAATTGCCAGAAGAATGTGTGTCGCTTTGTATCGATCATTATGACGCGATATTAAAAAGCAAGGTATTCAAAGAGAAAGCCATACCTGATACGGTGATTCGATTCGGTGCACAGCCAGTAGCGAAACCACTATCGCTTTATTTGAAAAAGGTTCGGCCTGCGACAGTTATTGCGGTGGACGAATCACCAGAATTTCGAGATTCACTGGGCGTTGTTACGCATCATATTCAAACATCACCCGCAAATATTATGCGAATTATTGTGGATAAACCTAAGACGTCTTATGCGGAGTTATGGGCAGGAGCGAATGATATAGCATCCGCAATTACAGACAGTTATAAGGGGACTGAGGGCGACGAAGGCATTTTTGCAAAAATGTTATTTGAGCATCTTCCTAGCGGCAGCGATCTTGTAAGCGGCAGCAGCATGCCAATCCGTGATGTCGATACGTTTTTTAGGAAGACAGAAAAGGACGTCACCATATTTGCGAATCGCGGCACGAATGGTATCGATGGTGTTGTTTCGACGGCTCTTGGTATTCAAGCTGCGAGACAGCGGCCGGCATGGTTGTTAATTGGCGATTTATCATTCCTGCATGATGTCAACGGACTCATTGCTACTCGTTTTCACGAGTCAGATTTGACCATTGTCATTATCAATAATGACGGCGGTGGAATATTTTCGTATCTTCCACAAGCTGAAACAGATGATCATTTTGAAGAACTATTTGGTACCCCGACAGGCTTGACATTCGACCATATTGCCGCAATGTACAATGCCCAGTATGCTGTAATCAGAACGCCTGAAGAATTCAGTATCGAACTAGCTAAAGCCAAAGATAAGCCAGTGCGCATCATTGAAGTGTTCACGAATCGCCAGGCGAATGTAAAAGCTCATCGTGAGCTATGGGCCCAAATTACGAATAGACTTGATCAGGATGAATGA
- the menH gene encoding 2-succinyl-6-hydroxy-2,4-cyclohexadiene-1-carboxylate synthase, whose protein sequence is MNENTIRVRGIDYYVETAGAEDLPTIVFLHGFTGSTATWQEVTKMLKGKYRTVAIDLTGHGKTSIPRDVNRYSMDEQVEDLEELFNALSFQQFKLVGYSMGGRVALAYTIRYPKRVTSLILESSSPGLKTENERMERQAADGRLADRIVSEGLRAFIDFWGNIPLFSSQKKLLAEKQLAVKNERLSQSETGLANSLRGIGTGSQASYWDRLHTVNLPVLLITGELDTKFVNISREMQSYFPNVRHETIDHTGHAIHVEKPDTFATMIEEHISELKNRGGSL, encoded by the coding sequence ATGAATGAAAATACTATCCGTGTCCGGGGAATCGATTATTATGTGGAAACCGCAGGTGCAGAGGATTTACCAACCATCGTTTTCTTGCATGGCTTTACAGGAAGTACTGCAACATGGCAAGAAGTGACCAAAATGCTAAAAGGTAAATACCGGACAGTAGCTATCGATTTGACTGGACATGGGAAAACGAGTATTCCACGAGATGTTAACCGCTACTCCATGGACGAGCAAGTCGAGGATCTAGAAGAACTTTTTAATGCGTTATCATTTCAACAATTTAAATTGGTCGGTTATTCAATGGGGGGGCGTGTTGCACTCGCTTATACGATCCGTTATCCAAAGCGGGTGACATCGTTGATTCTTGAGAGTTCATCCCCAGGTTTGAAAACAGAAAACGAGAGAATGGAACGCCAAGCAGCTGACGGCCGATTGGCGGACAGAATAGTGTCAGAGGGATTGCGGGCATTCATCGATTTCTGGGGAAATATTCCCTTGTTCTCATCACAAAAGAAATTGCTGGCGGAAAAACAGTTGGCAGTGAAAAACGAACGACTTAGTCAAAGTGAAACGGGCCTTGCAAATAGCTTGCGCGGAATTGGAACAGGCAGCCAAGCTTCTTATTGGGACAGACTCCATACAGTCAATCTTCCTGTTTTGCTCATAACGGGGGAACTCGACACGAAATTCGTAAATATTTCCCGGGAAATGCAGAGCTATTTCCCTAATGTCCGCCATGAAACGATAGATCATACTGGACATGCAATTCATGTGGAAAAACCGGATACATTTGCTACAATGATAGAGGAACATATTTCAGAGTTGAAAAATCGAGGAGGATCACTATGA
- the menB gene encoding 1,4-dihydroxy-2-naphthoyl-CoA synthase, translating to MTRQWETIRTYEDIKYEQYGGIAKVTINRPEVRNAFRPKTVMELIDAFSRARDDQSIGVIVLTGEGEKAFCSGGDQSVRGHGGYVGDDEIPRLNVLDLQRLIRVIPKPVVAMVAGYAIGGGHVLHVVCDLTIAAENAVFGQTGPKVGSFDAGYGSGYLARIIGHKKAREIWFLCRQYNAQEALDMGLVNTVVPYEQLEDETVQWCEEMLGMSPTALRFVKAAMNADTDGLAGLQQLAGDSTLLYYTTDEAKEGRDAFKEKRKPDFGQFPRFP from the coding sequence ATGACACGTCAATGGGAAACGATACGTACATACGAAGACATCAAATATGAACAGTATGGCGGCATTGCAAAAGTAACAATCAACCGTCCGGAAGTGCGCAATGCATTCCGACCTAAAACGGTAATGGAATTAATCGACGCATTTTCACGTGCACGGGATGACCAAAGCATTGGTGTTATCGTGCTGACAGGGGAAGGCGAGAAAGCATTCTGTTCAGGCGGAGACCAATCTGTACGCGGTCACGGCGGATATGTCGGGGATGATGAAATACCACGTCTTAACGTTTTAGACTTGCAACGTCTGATCCGCGTTATACCGAAACCGGTTGTCGCAATGGTTGCAGGATATGCAATCGGCGGCGGACATGTTCTTCATGTCGTTTGTGATTTGACGATTGCTGCAGAAAACGCGGTTTTCGGACAAACAGGACCAAAAGTCGGTTCATTCGACGCAGGTTATGGTTCGGGCTACTTGGCACGAATCATCGGACATAAGAAAGCGCGTGAAATCTGGTTCCTATGCCGTCAATATAATGCACAGGAAGCGCTTGACATGGGGCTTGTCAATACAGTGGTTCCTTACGAGCAACTGGAAGACGAGACCGTACAATGGTGTGAGGAGATGCTTGGTATGAGCCCGACGGCACTTCGTTTCGTAAAAGCGGCAATGAATGCGGATACGGACGGACTTGCGGGACTTCAGCAATTAGCTGGCGACTCAACACTTCTTTATTACACGACAGACGAAGCGAAAGAAGGCCGCGACGCATTCAAAGAAAAACGCAAACCGGACTTCGGGCAATTCCCGCGCTTTCCTTAA
- a CDS encoding o-succinylbenzoate--CoA ligase, whose amino-acid sequence MIPNWLIQRAYLTPDKTAFSFEDNKWTFAQLKERAMILARKLRTNDLNEGSRIALLGPSNAEMVFIIHACILAGLEIVMLNSRLSKKEIEYQLEDSGATTVIVADELKGFIADTTMQQLTFSAINASAEQSFVTQEIWKSDRTITIMYTSGTTGFPKGVRQTAGNHVSSALSSVLNLGLDEEDVWLCAMPLFHISGFSILVRSVLYGMEIQLHEKFDAVRSAKAIQNGSVTRMSVVSLTLDKVLRELEKDSMGAHPWFKTMLAGGGPVPIDYLNRAQTLEVPVLQTYGMTETSSQTATLSAADAMRKLGSAGKPLFFNQIKISETTTPNEKGEVFIRGPHVTPGYIGRFASLDPLDDGWLPTGDIGYLDEEGYLYIVDRRSDLIISGGENIYPAEIENVLAAHPNIREAGVCGQEHSEWGSVPVAFVVVSGNVTAEELTSFCEERLARYKVPKLFRFIDELPRNASKKLLRRKLKELLDSE is encoded by the coding sequence ATGATTCCAAACTGGTTAATACAGCGCGCATATTTAACGCCTGACAAAACTGCTTTTTCTTTTGAAGATAACAAGTGGACATTTGCACAGCTAAAAGAGCGTGCAATGATTCTCGCACGAAAACTGAGAACGAACGACCTGAATGAGGGAAGTCGGATTGCTCTACTTGGACCTTCCAATGCAGAAATGGTATTCATAATCCATGCTTGTATACTCGCAGGACTTGAAATCGTCATGTTGAACAGTCGATTGTCGAAAAAAGAAATTGAATACCAATTGGAGGATTCAGGTGCCACAACGGTTATCGTGGCAGATGAATTAAAAGGCTTCATTGCTGATACGACGATGCAGCAGCTTACTTTTTCTGCAATTAATGCCAGTGCTGAACAATCATTTGTGACCCAGGAAATATGGAAATCCGACAGGACCATCACTATTATGTATACCTCAGGCACAACGGGATTTCCTAAAGGTGTAAGACAAACAGCGGGCAACCACGTTTCAAGTGCGCTGTCGTCAGTTTTGAATCTGGGGCTAGATGAAGAAGACGTCTGGCTCTGTGCGATGCCGCTCTTCCATATTAGCGGTTTCTCGATTCTCGTCCGTTCTGTGCTTTATGGAATGGAGATCCAGTTACATGAGAAGTTTGATGCCGTTAGATCTGCGAAAGCAATTCAGAATGGGTCAGTGACACGGATGTCCGTCGTTTCACTTACATTGGATAAGGTCCTTCGGGAACTTGAAAAGGACAGTATGGGGGCCCATCCCTGGTTCAAAACGATGCTTGCAGGGGGTGGTCCAGTGCCAATCGATTATTTGAACCGGGCACAGACACTTGAAGTTCCCGTACTTCAAACATATGGCATGACGGAAACTAGCTCACAAACAGCTACCCTATCTGCGGCTGATGCTATGAGAAAGTTGGGGTCTGCAGGTAAACCATTATTTTTCAATCAAATCAAGATCAGCGAAACAACTACCCCTAATGAAAAAGGGGAAGTATTTATACGCGGTCCCCACGTTACGCCTGGCTATATCGGCCGTTTCGCAAGTTTAGATCCATTGGACGATGGCTGGCTTCCGACAGGCGATATCGGTTATCTTGATGAAGAAGGCTATTTATACATTGTTGATAGAAGATCTGACTTGATTATTTCAGGCGGTGAAAATATTTACCCGGCCGAAATTGAAAATGTACTTGCAGCGCATCCGAATATCCGTGAGGCAGGTGTTTGCGGGCAAGAACATTCCGAGTGGGGAAGTGTCCCGGTTGCGTTCGTTGTTGTGTCAGGAAATGTAACCGCGGAAGAGTTAACATCGTTTTGTGAAGAGCGGTTGGCCCGCTATAAAGTACCGAAACTATTTCGCTTTATCGACGAACTTCCAAGAAATGCATCCAAGAAATTATTGCGGCGTAAGTTGAAAGAACTGTTGGACTCGGAGTAA
- a CDS encoding metal ABC transporter solute-binding protein, Zn/Mn family: protein MNKKLLLIVSLITVLLLAACGTKVSTTEKAATGTTNDKLSIYTTVYPLQYFTERIGGDYVDVKSIYPAGSDEHTFDPTQKDMMALADSDLFFYVGLGLEGFVDNAKKTLKNEHVKMIATAEAIPEEMLDEGHEEHEEHEGHEDHDHGSLDPHVWISPVLSVELATSIKEALSEAAPEMKVEFEKNFDQLKVELDELDGKFKEMADNAPSKTFYVSHASFGYIAHSYGLEQVAIAGLNSQSEPSQKQLAEIVKEAKERNVHSVLFEQNVSSKLTEVVRKELGAESLMLHNLGVLTVDDIKNNETYFSLMEQNIETLKKALSGK, encoded by the coding sequence ATGAACAAGAAACTATTATTAATCGTTTCACTAATTACAGTTTTACTACTCGCTGCTTGTGGCACTAAAGTTTCAACAACAGAAAAAGCTGCAACCGGAACAACTAATGATAAGCTCTCCATTTATACAACTGTCTATCCACTTCAATACTTCACGGAACGAATCGGCGGCGACTATGTGGATGTGAAGTCTATTTATCCCGCTGGCTCGGATGAGCATACATTTGATCCTACTCAAAAAGATATGATGGCACTTGCTGATTCAGATTTGTTTTTCTATGTGGGACTTGGGCTTGAAGGTTTTGTGGATAATGCTAAGAAAACCTTGAAGAATGAACATGTAAAAATGATAGCGACGGCCGAAGCAATTCCTGAAGAAATGCTTGATGAAGGACATGAAGAACACGAAGAACATGAAGGTCACGAAGATCATGATCATGGCAGTCTCGATCCGCATGTCTGGATTTCACCAGTGCTAAGCGTCGAACTTGCAACTTCCATCAAAGAGGCATTAAGTGAAGCGGCTCCCGAAATGAAAGTTGAATTCGAGAAGAACTTTGACCAATTGAAAGTTGAACTTGACGAACTCGATGGTAAATTCAAAGAAATGGCGGACAATGCCCCATCTAAAACGTTCTATGTTTCACATGCGTCATTCGGTTACATTGCCCATTCTTACGGCCTTGAGCAAGTCGCCATTGCAGGACTCAATTCTCAGAGTGAACCTTCACAAAAGCAATTAGCCGAAATCGTGAAAGAAGCAAAAGAAAGGAACGTCCACTCTGTACTATTTGAACAGAACGTATCTTCCAAATTAACAGAAGTCGTCCGCAAAGAACTCGGTGCTGAATCACTTATGCTTCATAATCTAGGTGTATTGACAGTTGATGATATAAAAAACAACGAAACTTATTTTTCTTTGATGGAGCAAAACATCGAAACGTTGAAAAAAGCATTGAGTGGTAAGTAA
- the yidD gene encoding membrane protein insertion efficiency factor YidD has product MKKILIGIIKLYQKIISPLTPPSCRFYPTCSHYGIEAVEKHGALKGSWLAVRRISKCHPFHEGGFDPVPEKDSDKM; this is encoded by the coding sequence ATGAAGAAAATCTTGATCGGTATCATTAAATTATATCAAAAAATTATTTCGCCATTGACACCGCCTTCATGTCGTTTCTATCCAACCTGTTCCCACTATGGGATTGAAGCGGTTGAAAAGCATGGAGCATTAAAAGGTTCCTGGCTTGCTGTACGCAGGATTTCAAAATGCCATCCATTCCATGAAGGCGGTTTTGACCCAGTGCCGGAGAAGGATTCGGACAAAATGTAG
- a CDS encoding Dps family protein: MSKELINELNVQVSTWSVMYAKLHNYHWYVKGHHFFTLHVKFEELYNEATLHMDEIAERILTLGGDPVATLKEHLEQSVVKEATGDEKEDSMVKTVVNDFGEIMKSLKKGMQLAAKDGDDMTEDLLNATYQSIEKHQWMLNAFLGEDNK, translated from the coding sequence ATGTCTAAAGAACTTATCAATGAATTGAATGTTCAAGTATCCACGTGGTCGGTGATGTATGCGAAACTCCATAACTATCACTGGTATGTAAAAGGTCATCATTTCTTCACGTTACATGTAAAGTTTGAAGAACTTTATAATGAAGCGACGTTACATATGGATGAAATCGCAGAACGTATTTTAACACTCGGCGGAGATCCTGTAGCAACGCTGAAAGAACATCTTGAACAATCTGTCGTGAAAGAAGCAACGGGAGATGAAAAAGAAGACAGCATGGTGAAAACTGTCGTTAATGATTTCGGTGAAATTATGAAATCGTTGAAAAAAGGCATGCAACTGGCTGCGAAAGATGGCGACGATATGACGGAAGACTTGTTGAACGCGACATATCAAAGTATCGAAAAACATCAATGGATGCTGAATGCATTTCTCGGTGAAGATAACAAATAA
- a CDS encoding putative motility protein: MRSLQSTVQMSVLNNALSMNTSAATEMLKGLSDQPAAAHPHKGASVDVQA; the protein is encoded by the coding sequence TTGAGAAGTTTACAATCGACTGTTCAGATGAGCGTATTGAACAATGCTCTTTCAATGAACACTTCAGCTGCAACAGAAATGCTGAAAGGTTTATCTGATCAGCCTGCTGCAGCCCATCCTCATAAGGGAGCTTCGGTTGACGTGCAAGCGTAA
- a CDS encoding transposase, which produces MEKYKMYVSVVNQQIYYQADDSPWEYEVDVEREYIPIFHRLFKQIDELEFRNFLRAHLPFMPYHYGRNNHNVDQRTMKIYALIHEFTDEKSKRFIEKLPYFR; this is translated from the coding sequence ATGGAAAAATACAAAATGTACGTTTCGGTCGTGAACCAACAAATTTATTATCAGGCGGATGATTCACCGTGGGAATATGAGGTCGATGTCGAACGTGAGTATATTCCGATTTTTCATCGTTTATTTAAACAGATAGACGAACTGGAATTCCGGAATTTCCTGAGAGCGCATTTACCGTTTATGCCTTATCACTATGGGCGGAATAATCATAACGTCGATCAACGCACGATGAAGATTTATGCACTTATTCATGAATTCACGGATGAGAAGTCGAAGCGTTTTATCGAGAAGCTCCCGTATTTCCGTTGA
- a CDS encoding NUDIX hydrolase, translated as MLEFNDINGGRVELTFGMNQFGMPARHVLVILKHNGKWLLTRHSLRGIEFPGGKAEVEETIEEAAIRETIEETGVTISGLVNFAEYVVQSNITFCKAVFTGKVVEIADNPKLYETEGALWMSNEELDACEELSFHMKDTGMEVLRKWVEEHES; from the coding sequence ATGCTTGAATTTAATGATATAAATGGCGGGCGTGTTGAGCTGACATTTGGAATGAACCAGTTTGGAATGCCAGCAAGACACGTTCTCGTTATACTTAAACATAATGGGAAATGGCTGCTAACTCGACATTCATTAAGAGGAATCGAATTTCCGGGCGGAAAAGCAGAAGTGGAAGAAACAATCGAGGAAGCAGCTATTCGGGAAACAATTGAAGAAACAGGCGTGACTATTTCAGGTCTTGTTAATTTCGCCGAGTATGTCGTTCAGAGCAATATCACCTTTTGTAAAGCAGTTTTTACAGGAAAAGTTGTAGAAATTGCTGATAATCCGAAACTTTACGAAACGGAAGGCGCACTGTGGATGTCAAATGAAGAACTTGATGCTTGCGAAGAATTAAGTTTTCATATGAAAGATACAGGAATGGAAGTATTAAGAAAGTGGGTGGAAGAACATGAGTCATGA